The DNA segment GTAAGGCTGAATTGGGTGCTGCCCACCAGCGCTACGAGATCTACACTATGAAGGCGAACCGCCCGGTGTGGAAGTCGGAGATCTGCTACACCTCTGCCGAGAATCGCAAAGAGGTGCTGGAACCGGGGGAGACCCGCCGCTTTACCGTGAACTGGGAGGGCACCCGCCAGAACGCCGACGGGAATTGCTCTGCGCAGGCTGCCCCGGTTGGTCCAGGCGCCTATAAGCTCTACACTTTGCTGAACGCACAGATGGGTGAGCCGGCTACTTTCAATGTGGTGCCCGCGGGCGAGGATGATACTGCGGTGACGGAGAACGGCGACGACACCACCGCCCCGTCTACGTCTGCAACGACGAAGAAGAGTACACAGAAGCGCACCCCGCAGAAGACCTCGAGCGGCTCGCAACCGGCTCAGTAGCGGGCAGTCTTTTCAGCGGTAGCAGCGGCACTCCTTTTCGCTCCCCGCTAAGAGCCTACCAGTGCATTAAAAACGCAGGTCAGGAACGTGGTAGAATGGGGCGGTTGAAAGGGGAATACACCACATGGAATTTAACGTCGGCGACGTCGTCGTCTACCCCCACCACGGGGCAGCCCAAATCGTCGAAATCGAAACTCGTACTCTTAAGGGCGAGCCCACCGAGTATTTGGTGCTTCACATCCAGCAATCCGATCTCGTCGTTCGCGTCCCCCGCAAGAACGTGGAAGAAGTTGGCGTTCGGGACGTCGTCGACGCGGAAGGCCTAGAGCGGGTCTTTGACGTGTTGCGTACCCCCCATGTGGAAGAGCCCACCAACTGGTCACGACGCTACAAGGCCAACCAGGAAAAGTTGGCCTCTGGTGACGTCAATAAGGTGGCCGAAGTGGTCCGGGACCTCTGGCGCCGCGAGCAGGATCGTGGGCTGTCCGCAGGTGAAAAACGCATGCTGTCGAAGGCCCGCCAAGTGCTGGTCGGTGAACTTGCACTAGCGGAAGGCTCACAAGAGACCGAGCGCGACGAACAGATCAACACCATTCTGGCTGAGGGAGAGCGTGCTCGCCAGGCCGCTGCTGAAGCTGAAAAGGAAGCAGCGGATAAAAAGTAAAACAGGAGGAGGGCGACGGGTCCGAAATGTGTCCCGATACTGGGCTCATCTCTACTCCCCTTATTACTGGAGTACATAACTCGAATCACACCGATCAACGTCTATAACTCGATACCCTATTTCACTACCAACTGTTCCTAGGGAGCCCCTCAGTTAGAGGAGAGGAAGCTTATGGTTGAATCTGCTTCAAGCCGGAAAGATGGGAAGGTTGTCGCCATTGTTGCCGCCGCTGGCGCAGGTCATCGGCTTGGTGCTGACCGTCCCAAAGCCTTCGTCCGGGTAGGCGACTACACCTTGCTGCAGCACACATTGCGGCGCATAGACGCCAGTACCGCCGTTGATGAAATCATCATCATGGCCTCTTTCGAGATGTGCGCCACTGCCCAAGAACAAGCCCGCGAGCTGTCCCTGTCCACCCCCATGCGAGTATTCCCCGGGGGCGTACTCCGCTCCGACTCCATCTATGAGGGTCTCAAATACCTCATGCGTGACGATGCCGATGAGACCGTCGGTATCGTCCTCATTCACGATGCCGCCCGCTGCTTCGCCCCCACCGAACTGTTCACAGAGGTGACGGAAAAGGTTCGAGCTCTCATGGCGGAGGATATCGCCGCCGGTGTCATTCCCGTCCTCCCCATGGTCGATACCGTGAAAATGGTAGACAGTGCAGACAATGTCTTGGGCACCCCGGACCGCACGCGCCTCCGCCGAGTGCAAACGCCGCAAGGCTTCGACGCTAAACTTCTCTGGACAGTCCACCAGGCTGCCAAGGACGAAGAGCTCACCACCACCGATGACGCCACCCTGCTGGAGAAGTACCAGCTGGGCGTCGCCACCGTGCCGGGGAGTGAAGAGGCCTTCAAAATCACTACCCCCACCGATTTACGCCTCGCCCAGCTTCTGGCAGATGAGGAATGCGAAGGATAACTCTCTATGGAGAACGCGAACTGGCGCAACTTCTTTCCCCGCGTCGGGGTAGGCACCGATGCTCACCAGGTGCAACCCGGGCGGGCCTGCTGGATGGCCGGCCTGCACTTCCCTGACGATGACGGATGCGCCGGGCACTCAGACGCCGACGTGGTCGTCCATGCGCTCATCGATGCACTCCTCTCCGCCGCCGGCATCGGGGACCTCGGTACCATCTTCGGTGTCGGGCGCCCCGAATACGACGACGTCACCGGGGAGCGGCTGCTCACTGAAACCCGCGAACTCCTTGCCGATAACGGCTGGGTGGTTCTCAACGCCACCGTACAGATGGTGGGAAATCGCCCCAAGATGGGCCCACGCCGGCTGGAAGCAGAACAGGTCCTCACTGAGATCCTGGGTGCCCCGGTTTCCGTCTTGGCTACCTCCACCGACAAGCTCGGCTTTGCCGGCCGTGGAGAAGGCGTGGGGGCCGTTGCCACCGCACTCGTTATGTCTAGCGAGTATGCTCAGGCGGTTTCTCAAGTTATCGCCGACACTCTGGGAGTGGAGTTGGGTGACGGCGTGGATGCCCCCCTCGACGAATAGACTCGCCCCGTGGTAAACACCCTGGAAAGTGTCTTTACGCGGCGGATTCCTCTAAAATTGACCGTGTGACCTTGCGACTTTATGACACTGCTAGCCGAACCATCCGCGACTTCGAGCCCGTCACACCCGGGCACGTCTCCATCTACTTGTGTGGAGCGACGCCGCAAACCTATCCGCACATTGGCCATGTGCGTTCCGGCGTAGCGTTCGACATTCTCCGCCGCTGGTGCCTTGCGAAAGGTAACGACGTCGCCTTTGTCCGTAACATCA comes from the Lawsonella clevelandensis genome and includes:
- a CDS encoding CarD family transcriptional regulator, which codes for MEFNVGDVVVYPHHGAAQIVEIETRTLKGEPTEYLVLHIQQSDLVVRVPRKNVEEVGVRDVVDAEGLERVFDVLRTPHVEEPTNWSRRYKANQEKLASGDVNKVAEVVRDLWRREQDRGLSAGEKRMLSKARQVLVGELALAEGSQETERDEQINTILAEGERARQAAAEAEKEAADKK
- the ispD gene encoding 2-C-methyl-D-erythritol 4-phosphate cytidylyltransferase is translated as MVESASSRKDGKVVAIVAAAGAGHRLGADRPKAFVRVGDYTLLQHTLRRIDASTAVDEIIIMASFEMCATAQEQARELSLSTPMRVFPGGVLRSDSIYEGLKYLMRDDADETVGIVLIHDAARCFAPTELFTEVTEKVRALMAEDIAAGVIPVLPMVDTVKMVDSADNVLGTPDRTRLRRVQTPQGFDAKLLWTVHQAAKDEELTTTDDATLLEKYQLGVATVPGSEEAFKITTPTDLRLAQLLADEECEG